One window of Enterobacter sp. RHBSTW-00175 genomic DNA carries:
- a CDS encoding cold shock domain-containing protein, translated as MPSRFIGLVKWFKEDKGFGFISPLDGSKDISVHVSELQGDNFNTLFEGQKVEYTVYNGNKGPAASKVILCDK; from the coding sequence ATGCCCTCAAGATTTATAGGCCTGGTAAAATGGTTTAAGGAAGACAAAGGTTTTGGTTTCATCTCTCCTCTTGATGGAAGCAAAGATATCTCTGTTCATGTTTCGGAGCTACAGGGTGATAATTTTAACACTCTGTTTGAAGGGCAGAAGGTTGAGTACACCGTTTATAACGGTAACAAAGGGCCCGCAGCGTCTAAAGTAATTCTTTGTGATAAATAA
- a CDS encoding YnfU family zinc-binding protein, translated as MSERKKMQNRRNYLVKCQCPNCSKDSEHSFSRVQKGSQLVCPFCSTLFKSSK; from the coding sequence ATGTCAGAACGTAAAAAAATGCAAAATCGTCGTAATTACCTGGTCAAATGTCAGTGCCCAAACTGTTCAAAAGATTCAGAACATAGTTTTAGCCGCGTTCAAAAAGGTTCTCAGCTTGTCTGCCCATTCTGTAGTACTTTGTTCAAGTCTTCAAAATGA